One Mycobacterium marseillense DNA window includes the following coding sequences:
- a CDS encoding nuclear transport factor 2 family protein codes for MNVDADAFATRWAQRWNAHDVDAVLDDFHDDVVFTSPVAAKLLPETQGVVRGKAALRQYWVAALERIPDLRFTVEGVYQGINTIVITYRNQNDDVVNEVLVFDGDAIIEGHGTYRSAGS; via the coding sequence ATGAATGTCGATGCGGACGCCTTCGCCACACGTTGGGCACAACGCTGGAACGCCCACGACGTCGACGCCGTCCTCGACGACTTCCATGACGACGTCGTCTTCACCTCGCCCGTGGCCGCCAAGCTCCTGCCAGAAACACAGGGGGTGGTCCGCGGCAAGGCGGCGCTACGGCAGTACTGGGTCGCGGCCCTCGAGCGCATTCCGGATCTGCGGTTCACCGTCGAAGGCGTCTACCAAGGCATCAACACAATCGTCATCACCTACCGCAATCAGAACGACGACGTCGTCAACGAGGTCTTAGTCTTCGACGGCGACGCGATCATCGAGGGCCACGGGACCTATCGCAGCGCCGGCTCCTAA